One Triticum dicoccoides isolate Atlit2015 ecotype Zavitan chromosome 5B, WEW_v2.0, whole genome shotgun sequence genomic window carries:
- the LOC119312563 gene encoding protein NRT1/ PTR FAMILY 5.7-like, translating to MTKHHQHLGLSFRHGAEEERWVDDSSVDHRGRPPLRAATGSWKAAMFIILIEFSERLSYFGIATSLMIYLTKVLHQDMKVAAENSNYWMSVTTLMPLLGGFLADAYLGRFRTVLYSTVVYLLGLVLLAVAQLTPGLRPAGGSVPRIHETLFFVGIYLVSVGTGGHKPALESFGGDQFDDGHAGERLQKMSYFNWWNCALCSGVLLGVTVVVYVQERVGWGAATVLLAAVMGCSLVVYLAGWRTYRYRVPQGSPLTPLLRVVVAAVRKRRLRLPADIGDLHEEDGGKKRLLCHTEQLRCLDKAAIVEYDGEGRRGAWRLATLTQVEETKLVVSMVPIWVATLPFGITTAQVSTFFVKQGSVMDRRMGPHFVLPPASIFALAAVAMIATVALYDKVLEPCLRRMTGTERGLSVLRRIGIGMALAVVAMAVAAVVERRRLHSAATMSVFWLVPQFALMGVADGFALVGLQEYFYDQVPDSMRSLGIGLYLSVIGAGSFLSGLVIAAADHVSSHGGRRPGWFGKDLSRSRLDLFYWLLAAVSAVNLGFYVLVAARYSYKQTVKAKRVSASDVECATAVAA from the exons ATGACCAAGCACCACCAGCACCTGGGTTTAAGCTTCCGCCATGGCGCCGAGGAGGAGCGCTGGGTCGACGACTCCTCCGTCGACCACCGCGGCCGCCCGCCCCTCCGCGCCGCCACCGGCTCCTGGAAGGCCGCCATGTTCATCATCC TGATCGAGTTCAGCGAGCGGCTCAGCTACTTCGGCATCGCCACCAGCCTCATGATCTACCTCACCAAGGTGCTGCACCAGGATATGAAGGTCGCCGCCGAGAACTCCAACTACTGGATGAGCGTCACCACCCTCATGCCGCTCCTCGGCGGGTTCCTCGCCGACGCCTACCTCGGCCGCTTCCGCACCGTGCTCTACTCCACCGTTGTCTACCTCCTCGGCCTCGTCCTGCTCGCGGTGGCGCAGCTGACGCCGGGCCTTAGGCCGGCCGGCGGCTCGGTGCCGCGGATCCACGAGACGCTCTTCTTCGTCGGGATCTACCTCGTGTCCGTCGGCACCGGCGGCCACAAGCCGGCGCTCGAAAGTTTCGGCGGTGACCAGTTCGACGACGGACACGCCGGGGAGCGGCTGCAGAAGATGTCCTACTTCAACTGGTGGAACTGCGCGCTCTGCTCTGGGGTCCTGCTCGGGGTGACCGTCGTCGTGTACGTCCAGGAGCGTGTCGGATGGGGCGCCGCCACGGTGCTGCTCGCTGCAGTCATGGGGTGCTCCCTCGTGGTGTACCTCGCCGGGTGGCGGACGTACCGGTATAGGGTGCCGCAGGGCAGCCCGCTCACGCCGTTGCTAAGGGTCGTCGTGGCCGCCGTCAGGAAGCGGCGCCTTCGGCTGCCAGCCGACATCGGCGACCTGCACGAGGAGGATGGCGGCAAGAAGAGGCTGCTCTGCCACACCGAGCAGCTCCGGTGTCTCGACAAGGCGGCAATCGTGGAGTATGATGGCGAGGGGCGGCGCGGGGCGTGGCGGCTGGCCACGTTGACGCAGGTGGAGGAGACAAAGCTGGTGGTGTCGATGGTGCCCATCTGGGTGGCCACGCTCCCGTTCGGCATCACGACGGCGCAGGTGTCCACCTTCTTCGTCAAGCAGGGCAGCGTGATGGACCGCCGCATGGGCCCCCACTTCGTGCTCCCGCCGGCGTCCATCTTCGCGCTGGCCGCCGTCGCCATGATCGCCACCGTGGCGCTCTACGACAAGGTGCTCGAGCCGTGCCTGCGCCGCATGACTGGGACGGAGCGCGGGCTCAGCGTCCTTCGGCGCATCGGCATCGGCATGGCGCTCGCCGTGGTGGCCATGGCCGTGGCCGCGGTCGTCGAGCGTCGCCGCCTGCACTCCGCCGCCACCATGTCCGTGTTCTGGCTGGTGCCGCAGTTCGCGCTGATGGGCGTGGCCGACGGGTTCGCGCTGGTGGGCCTGCAGGAGTACTTCTACGACCAGGTGCCGGATTCCATGCGCAGCCTGGGCATCGGGCTGTACCTGAGCGTGATCGGCGCCGGGAGCTTCCTGAGCGGCCTGGTGATCGCGGCGGCGGACCACGTGAGCTCGCACGGCGGGCGGCGGCCCGGGTGGTTCGGCAAGGACCTGAGCCGGAGCAGGCTGGACCTCTTCTACTGGCTGCTCGCCGCCGTCTCCGCCGTCAACCTGGGCTTCTACGTGCTCGTCGCCGCCCGGTACTCGTACAAGCAGACCGTCAAGGCCAAGAGGGTGAGCGCCAGCGACGTCGAGtgcgccaccgccgtcgccgcataa